In Candidatus Hydrogenedentota bacterium, a single genomic region encodes these proteins:
- a CDS encoding S8 family serine peptidase, producing the protein MALDRFPAAWGVFFIVLVVSAAASALEGSAITWQKFSADGVVESRASEVRVLYPELVHQPLLAGEPFTHVIISLRAATRSSGPVDWDDVAGTALRRRTIAEAQSRVLSRLGGAAYRIGFLYENVPAFSAHASGEALAALMADPDVATIEPVQRRDPFLRQGIPMINASAVRGTYNGQGVSIAIVDSAFDYTHPELGGGGFPNAKIIGGYDFGDDDSDPFPNGSDSTLWHGTSVAGIAAGALAETGDYIGGVAYNAKLYALKVAQTADGAQYDAAILAALDWCITHKNDSPANPILVVNMSLGAGQFFAACDGVSSVWADMAANLTDAGITVVAATGNEGFCNAIALPACLSDVIAVGALWDADLGVVSTCLSMDSCLSPVADPGCLAGQGVGSQTALSAGVTLYSNSATFMDVFAPSHTCYAPDVVGAAGYSSGDFYDVFGGTSAASPYVAGAVACLQQAAKAKTGSYLHPVEVRALLEATGADITDPKAVPAVTKPLVDLQAAIDAIGEGEGEGEGEGEGEGEGEGEGEGEGEGEGEGEGECAASLISPAAGAEVTFPADFSWNTTGLCSGLAIAFATSTTPSNVAVAGVTGNGVTITEGDWNEILGIIGAAEPYYWSLGEVAGQLYTAASPWRAFSVAVMDSLAEFDQAWSDFDQHYSYFAYKSIDWDALKTAYRPNFATVLTPPQFAENLNAMLNELHDWHVYVDDGQGGLYGYNGSYETNFPPTLLTQYTVGGSYATVGNDVIFHAMLTGNIAHIVVDTLDATAFSSVPDAAIEGLFATYQSADAMILDIRNNSGGAETNAAEFASRFVASPVTYGYTRTRNGPAHDDFGPLTEKTLQPSAETHFNGPVALLIGQRVMSSAEWFTLMMRAAGAALVGDTTRGASGNPQLYSLPNGVSYAISSWEAYTAEQVIFEDVGIEPDIALAPGAASFDADSDFVLEAAIAELQGQLTGAVRVFIEPSAARSAGAQWRIDGGTWRNSGDTAASLIVGSYTVSFKDVAGWDTPESIVVSVAAGATQTQTATYACAVEAPGNVSASDGTDASQVVVSWSESPGSGVEYQVLRGTTQDSANATEISGWISGTTFADATAAAPSVETVNPGGCFSGPQTQVVFQYYYYWVRARLDDTCMSEASGGDRGHRGEAKGAAASDIAPAEQQSRPVTAGSDAATLACGMLGIVALGRVSRRRCPRRSAAGHASK; encoded by the coding sequence ATGGCATTAGACCGTTTTCCGGCGGCTTGGGGCGTGTTCTTCATCGTGCTGGTCGTCAGCGCTGCCGCGTCGGCTTTGGAGGGGAGCGCTATTACCTGGCAGAAGTTCAGCGCTGACGGTGTAGTTGAGTCCCGCGCGTCGGAGGTCCGCGTACTGTACCCGGAACTCGTGCATCAGCCGCTGCTGGCCGGCGAGCCATTTACGCACGTGATCATATCGCTGCGCGCGGCAACTCGTAGTTCGGGGCCGGTGGATTGGGACGATGTGGCCGGGACGGCGCTGCGCCGACGCACGATTGCGGAGGCACAGTCTCGCGTTTTGAGCCGGCTTGGGGGGGCCGCGTACCGAATTGGGTTTCTCTATGAAAATGTCCCGGCATTTTCCGCGCACGCAAGCGGCGAAGCTCTTGCGGCGCTGATGGCGGACCCGGATGTGGCAACCATCGAGCCTGTGCAGCGGCGTGACCCGTTCCTGCGCCAAGGCATCCCCATGATCAACGCTTCGGCGGTACGCGGCACGTACAACGGGCAGGGCGTTTCGATAGCAATCGTGGATAGCGCGTTCGATTATACGCACCCGGAACTGGGCGGCGGCGGATTCCCAAACGCGAAGATCATCGGAGGCTACGACTTCGGCGATGATGACAGCGATCCGTTTCCGAACGGCAGCGATTCCACGCTCTGGCACGGGACTTCCGTGGCGGGCATTGCCGCGGGTGCTCTCGCGGAGACGGGCGACTACATCGGCGGCGTAGCATACAATGCGAAACTCTATGCGCTGAAAGTGGCGCAGACCGCGGACGGCGCGCAGTATGACGCAGCAATCCTCGCGGCATTGGACTGGTGCATCACGCATAAGAACGATAGCCCGGCGAATCCGATTCTCGTGGTGAACATGAGCTTGGGCGCGGGTCAGTTCTTTGCCGCGTGCGACGGCGTATCGAGCGTATGGGCGGATATGGCCGCGAATCTGACGGACGCGGGCATTACGGTTGTTGCGGCGACGGGCAACGAAGGCTTCTGCAACGCGATCGCGCTGCCCGCATGCCTGTCCGATGTGATTGCCGTCGGCGCGTTATGGGACGCGGACCTCGGCGTGGTGTCGACGTGCCTGTCAATGGATTCCTGCCTAAGCCCGGTCGCGGACCCAGGCTGTCTGGCGGGGCAGGGCGTGGGCTCGCAGACCGCACTTTCGGCGGGCGTGACCTTGTACTCGAACAGCGCCACTTTCATGGATGTCTTCGCGCCGAGCCACACCTGTTACGCTCCCGATGTCGTGGGTGCGGCGGGCTACAGTTCGGGCGATTTCTATGATGTTTTCGGTGGCACTTCCGCTGCCTCGCCGTATGTGGCGGGGGCAGTGGCCTGCCTGCAACAGGCTGCAAAAGCGAAGACCGGCAGCTACCTGCATCCCGTGGAAGTGCGTGCGCTGCTGGAAGCGACGGGCGCGGACATTACGGACCCGAAGGCCGTGCCGGCTGTCACGAAACCCTTGGTCGACTTGCAGGCCGCCATTGATGCTATCGGAGAGGGCGAAGGGGAAGGCGAGGGCGAGGGGGAAGGAGAGGGCGAGGGGGAAGGAGAGGGCGAGGGGGAAGGAGAGGGGGAAGGAGAGGGCGAAGGGGAATGCGCGGCTTCACTCATCAGCCCCGCGGCCGGTGCGGAGGTCACGTTTCCGGCTGATTTTTCGTGGAACACTACCGGTCTTTGCTCGGGACTGGCTATTGCTTTCGCGACGAGCACTACGCCTTCAAATGTTGCAGTTGCCGGCGTAACAGGAAATGGTGTCACGATCACGGAGGGCGACTGGAACGAAATACTGGGCATTATCGGCGCTGCGGAACCCTACTACTGGTCGCTTGGCGAAGTGGCGGGTCAACTGTATACGGCGGCGTCGCCGTGGCGGGCTTTCTCGGTCGCGGTTATGGACAGTCTCGCGGAATTCGACCAGGCGTGGAGTGACTTCGACCAGCATTACTCCTATTTTGCCTACAAGAGCATTGATTGGGACGCCTTGAAGACAGCGTACCGGCCGAATTTCGCCACGGTGCTGACGCCGCCGCAGTTCGCGGAAAACCTGAATGCCATGTTGAACGAACTGCACGACTGGCATGTCTACGTGGACGACGGGCAAGGCGGGCTCTACGGCTATAACGGCAGTTACGAGACGAATTTCCCGCCCACGCTGCTGACGCAGTACACGGTGGGCGGGTCTTATGCGACGGTCGGCAACGACGTCATCTTCCATGCAATGCTTACGGGCAATATTGCGCACATTGTAGTCGACACGCTCGATGCCACGGCGTTCTCGTCGGTGCCCGATGCGGCGATTGAGGGTCTGTTTGCGACGTATCAGAGCGCGGACGCGATGATACTCGACATTCGCAACAATTCAGGGGGCGCAGAAACCAACGCGGCGGAATTCGCGTCCCGGTTTGTCGCTTCGCCGGTCACCTATGGCTATACGCGTACGCGCAACGGCCCCGCTCACGACGACTTCGGCCCCCTGACCGAGAAAACGCTGCAACCCAGCGCGGAAACGCACTTCAACGGGCCGGTCGCCCTGCTGATTGGCCAGCGCGTCATGAGTTCCGCGGAATGGTTCACGCTCATGATGCGCGCCGCGGGCGCGGCGCTGGTGGGCGACACGACGCGCGGCGCCTCGGGCAACCCGCAGTTGTATTCGCTGCCGAATGGCGTGTCCTATGCCATATCGTCGTGGGAGGCCTACACGGCGGAGCAGGTCATATTCGAGGATGTGGGCATCGAGCCCGATATTGCCCTGGCGCCCGGCGCGGCGAGTTTTGACGCGGACAGCGATTTTGTGCTGGAAGCGGCAATAGCGGAGTTACAGGGGCAACTGACGGGCGCGGTCAGAGTGTTCATAGAACCTTCAGCGGCGCGATCGGCGGGTGCGCAGTGGCGCATCGATGGCGGTACGTGGCGTAACAGCGGCGACACCGCTGCCAGCTTAATTGTTGGATCGTATACGGTGTCCTTCAAGGACGTCGCGGGTTGGGACACGCCCGAGTCTATCGTCGTATCGGTGGCCGCGGGCGCGACGCAGACGCAAACCGCGACGTATGCATGCGCGGTCGAGGCGCCCGGGAATGTCAGCGCGTCTGATGGTACGGATGCGTCGCAGGTCGTGGTCAGTTGGAGCGAGTCCCCGGGTTCAGGGGTCGAATATCAGGTCCTGCGGGGGACCACGCAGGACAGCGCGAACGCGACCGAAATCTCGGGCTGGATTTCCGGAACGACCTTTGCCGACGCAACCGCCGCCGCGCCAAGCGTGGAAACGGTGAACCCGGGCGGCTGTTTCAGCGGTCCGCAGACGCAGGTTGTATTTCAGTACTACTATTATTGGGTCAGGGCGCGGTTGGACGATACATGCATGAGCGAAGCAAGCGGGGGCGACCGCGGCCATCGGGGCGAGGCCAAGGGGGCTGCGGCGTCGGATATCGCGCCCGCGGAACAGCAGTCCAGACCGGTGACAGCCGGGTCCGACGCAGCCACGCTGGCCTGCGGCATGCTGGGCATCGTGGCGTTGGGTCGTGTATCCAGGAGACGTTGTCCGCGGCGAAGCGCCGCCGGGCATGCGTCAAAATGA